A stretch of DNA from Sugiyamaella lignohabitans strain CBS 10342 chromosome B, complete sequence:
CTGGAAGGGtcaattgattttttgagGTCCAACAGTATAAATAAGAGCTCTATTTATAGAGCTTCAATTGGCGAAATGCTCTGCGGTAAATCACGCGTGAAAAAAACTTGTAGCATAATAGCGTGAAACGCATATATCATGAGCCTGACAGTGGCCGGTAGTCCCACATTAATACATGATCTTGCTGCTGTCCCCCTGGACGAATTCATATGGCCCAATTTTCTTCACTGCGCCCGGGGAAGATGGATGGAAATACGTCCTAGCACGGAGGAATCCAAATGCAAAATTAGACATGTATACAACACCCAAGATTGTAAATACCGATACAAACAGCGACCTAAAGCTGAAAGGCTCTATAAAGCTGTTAATGATTTCCGCAAATAATTCGGCATTGAGTGGCAGGCGATGGATGGCCTCAGGGTCTTGGTCCATACAAATTTCTAGTCGGGTACATAATTCTTCGAGAGCGGGCGCTCGAAGTCCTGGTCTACAATcgttttcaaaatattctcGAGTGCACCTACTGATATCATTAAGGACTGTCCTCGAGTGGAGactgatttttttgtcCACATCTCTCCAAAATGACACAACCGTAGATGATGCTAGATATAAGAATACGCATAGGACAGAGATGTTAAAAAACAGTTGTAAGTAAGTGCTGATAACGTACGGAAGGTTGTGGTTATTGGATATCCAAGAAGGCGTAGGAATTGGCATGTCATAGTTCGATTGTAGATTCATAGATTGTACAGGAGACTCTTCTTTTGCTGTTGCTTGTGTCATTGTTTCTGAGCTTTTATTAATTCTGCGGGTGACTCCTGGATATTTTACATGTGAACCACTTTCCCTTGCTGTTGAGAAGTCATCTGAAGTAATGGTGCTCTGTATTGCAGTACCATTCGTCACAGTATTACTCTGGTCTTCTATATTGCCTCTATTTTCGGGATCAAACAAAACCACTGCGCcaacttctggtgccgccAACTCAGCGCCCAATCTTGTGGGTGAAAGTAAAGAGCTGACAACACTTTTTTTGGGCGTCCTATTCGTTTGTTCTAAGCTACTGCTAGCTTTGGATACAGTGAGATTGCTTTCTGCAATACCGTGAGAGACGTCGGTCATTTCGACATCATTGTCAATTACATCTTCCATAGATACATCTGCCATTTCTGAGTCCATTTGTTCATATTGTTGAGTTGGATCATCTATAGACAGACCACTCATTGCATTGAAAACTACAAAGTTAGCCAGATGACACAGGTATAAAGCGACCACATTTATTGCAACTTACTGGTTGAGCTACTGTTAGCTAAATTATTAGATATAGGAAGCCTCTGAGGAGTGGTGTATATGACTTCTTGAATAGATCCTTTCATTGAATCCAGCGCTAAAAGGGACACATCTTGATCCGTGCATTGTTTCTGTCGACTGGATCGCACCGGTACATCTAAATCGACTTGAGGTATCGACCTCCTGATACTTTCCACGTTAAATGGATCATTTTCATAGGGCCTATGGTATGAACTCATATTCCATTCGAATCCAATACGAGAGAAGGTAGAATAATAGACATGCATGTATATGTCACTGAAATATATTAGCGATCCTCGAGTTGCATGGCCGCGTCCCACTCAGGGGTAGCCGCTATAACTTaacttgaagaaaagaTTATATATTGAATGCTAAATGCTAACAATTATACAGCTGTTCTAGAGACGAAATTAAAAGATAGCATAAGGGCCGCGATATTGGAATTGCATAGCAGACTGTGAAACACTGGAGCTGGCAACGCCAACCTGTCCATACTCAGGTTTAACTCGAACAGGGAAACTGCCGAAAGACTTGGCATAAGAAGCAACTGAATGTGCAATTAGTTTGGTGTTGATAACCCAAGCATCGTAATCGACATTAGAAAGGTCATCACAGAGCTGGTGATAACATGGGTCATATGCAATTGATGCGTTGCCGCCGAAAAGAGCAACTTCTTCAGTGGTCTTAATCCCTTCG
This window harbors:
- the BRL1 gene encoding Brl1p (Essential nuclear envelope integral membrane protein; identified as a suppressor of a conditional mutation in the major karyopherin, CRM1; homologous to and interacts with Brr6p, a nuclear envelope protein involved in nuclear export; GO_component: GO:0005783 - endoplasmic reticulum [Evidence IDA] [PMID 15882446]; GO_component: GO:0016021 - integral component of membrane [Evidence IEA]; GO_component: GO:0016020 - membrane [Evidence IEA]; GO_component: GO:0005635 - nuclear envelope [Evidence IDA] [PMID 15882446]; GO_component: GO:0031965 - nuclear membrane [Evidence IEA,IEA]; GO_component: GO:0005634 - nucleus [Evidence IEA]; GO_function: GO:0003674 - molecular_function [Evidence ND]; GO_process: GO:0006406 - mRNA export from nucleus [Evidence IEA]; GO_process: GO:0006406 - mRNA export from nucleus [Evidence IMP] [PMID 15882446]; GO_process: GO:0051028 - mRNA transport [Evidence IEA]; GO_process: GO:0006998 - nuclear envelope organization [Evidence IEA]; GO_process: GO:0006998 - nuclear envelope organization [Evidence IMP] [PMID 15882446]; GO_process: GO:0006611 - protein export from nucleus [Evidence IEA]; GO_process: GO:0006611 - protein export from nucleus [Evidence IMP] [PMID 15882446]; GO_process: GO:0015031 - protein transport [Evidence IEA]; GO_process: GO:0006810 - transport [Evidence IEA]), coding for MSGLSIDDPTQQYEQMDSEMADVSMEDVIDNDVEMTDVSHGIAESNLTVSKASSSLEQTNRTPKKSVVSSLLSPTRLGAELAAPEVGAVVLFDPENRGNIEDQSNTVTNGTAIQSTITSDDFSTARESGSHVKYPGVTRRINKSSETMTQATAKEESPVQSMNLQSNYDMPIPTPSWISNNHNLPYVISTYLQLFFNISVLCVFLYLASSTVVSFWRDVDKKISLHSRTVLNDISRCTREYFENDCRPGLRAPALEELCTRLEICMDQDPEAIHRLPLNAELFAEIINSFIEPFSFRSLFVSVFTILGVVYMSNFAFGFLRARTYFHPSSPGAVKKIGPYEFVQGDSSKIMY